Within Planctomycetia bacterium, the genomic segment TGCAAACCGCACTCCGCGGTGAGCGATAAATGGAGCGAACGACGATGGCAACGCAACCGGTTGAATCCTTGGCCCTGCGACCGCGTGAGGCGGCGAAGGCTTTGGGCGTGAGCGCCAGAACGCTTTGGGGGCTATCTGCGCCACGCGGCCCGATTCCCTGCCTTCGCGTGGGAAGCGGCAAACGGCAAACCGTGCTTTATCCGGTGGCCGACCTGCAACTCTGGCTGAGCCGGCAAGCGGTGCACGGCTGACTCCGTTCGGCCGCGGAGACTTCTTAGACAACTTCAACCTCCGAGGTTTACTATGTCCAAGTCTTCGATCGAAAGCATCTCTACAACCAATGGCAAGCCAGCACAGATTGGAATTGAGACCGATCCCTTTGATCTAGACCGGCTCCGACTCTCGCAAAACTTTGGCGAGGCGCTCGGAGTCAAGAAGATTCTGACCACGCTCCGTTGCCGCAAGCCCGACAAACAAGAGTTTGTCCGCGTGCGGCCAGGCGATGAATGGCGGCTGCAAACCGCGATCCTCGAAGATCGTGTCAACCGCGAGGATTACATCGTCGACCCTCGCTTACACGCCGACGTAGCAGAATTCCTGCAACCTGTCGTGTTGCTCTTGGCAACTACCAAGCAGGGAAATCCATTTCTCTGGCGGTGCAAGCTGCCGTCGTCGGACGGACGCCCGAACGCCTGGAACGATTCGATGTTGGCGGCGGCTCACGCGGCGGAAACGAAGTGGGTTCGAGTCGCGGCGAACATGCAAGCTGGGCTCTACGACGTGTTTATCGCCGCCGGGGAGCTGGCCGAGCCAGAGTGGCCAGATCTGACATTCCAGCAACTCGTCAAGCTTTGTTTCCAGTCGCGATTTATTGCCAGCCCGGATCACCCGGTACTCAAGCAACTGCGCGGCGAAGCATGATCGACACGTTCAGAGAAATCTGGTTGGCGGACTTTGAATTCTCCGCGCCCACCGGCGAGCGGCCTGAACCGCTCTGCCTGGTGGCGCGAGAATTCCGCACCGGTCGCTTATTGCGGCTGTGGCGTGCAGACCTGCAATCGTTGCGGCTGCCACCCTTCGAGACGGGCAAGGGGACGCTGTTCGTCGCCTACTACGCCAGCGCAGAGCTTGGCTGTTTTCTTTCACTGGGCTGGCCAATGCCCGCGCGAATCCTCGATTTGTTTGTTGAGTTTCGTAACGCCACGAATGGCCTACCGACTGAATGCGGTAGTGGCCTACTCGGTGCGCTGGTCCATTTCGGGCTCGACGGCATCGCATCTGCGGAGAAGCAAGAGATGCGCGAGTTGGCGATGCGCGGCGGCGACTACACCGACGCCGAGCAAGCGGCCTTACTCGACTACTGTCAAACGGACGTGGACGCACTCACCAAACTGCTGACCGCAATGCTGCCCGAGATTGACCTGCCGCAAGCAACCTTGCGTGGTCGCTACATGGCCGCGGGGGCACGAATGGAATCGATTGGCGTGCCGATCGACCTTGAGACCCTGGAACAACTTCGTGAGTCTTGGCGGTTGATTCAAGGGAAGCTTATCGAGCGGATTGATGCAGACTTTGGCGTGTACGTTCCGCGTGGTCAAAAGCGACTCGACCATCGCAGCGATCCGCGCGGACGCTTCGAAAACGGCAACGCCGGCGGACCTGGCCGGCCCAAGAAAGCACCGCCGCCGCGCGAGATCAACCCCAGCCTGGTTGTGCAGCCGATCGAACTCATGCTGCTGCGCGACGCGCTGCTGTTGCGCGACGAAATGATGCAGCACATCCGAAAAGACTGCCCGCCTCACATCGTCGCCAGGCTCGAGCACTTGCTGCGCGAAACCGATCGCCTGGCCGGTCTCAACCCAGACGAACAGCGACCGCCGCGTTAGAATGCGGCCGAGGCGTGTTCACCGATACGCGACCTCATAGAGCAACAGCCGCGGCGGCGATGATCACGTCGCCGCGGCCACGCCTCACCACGCCTTCCACGACCGCGTGCGCAAAACGTCGCGCACAACTCGCGTCGAGCCCCGCGATCGTCGAAGCAATCCGCGCCGCGATCGACCTCCGTCTCGTGCTGCTCCGCGTTCGGTCCGCGCGACAGCAGTCGATCGACGAGCTCGCCGGCGACGTCGCCGACGGCGGTTGTTGCGCACAAACCGCCGCCCTCCCTTGAACCCTCACCCTCTGCGCGCTGCAAAGGTGAAGGTGAAGGTGGAGATAAATCTCTTTCCTGAAAGGTACCAAGGCGCGACGGCGGTTGTTGCGCAACAACCGCCGTCACGTCGGCCTCGTCGTCGCTCGATCGTGACTCATCGGCGAACGAAAGTTCGCCTTGGTCGGGTGGAGCAACGCGACGACCGACGCGGACGTCGGCCGGCTCGTTGAGATACACACTCCACACGCCGTCGCGTCGATCGACCACGTGCAACAAACCATGCGCGGCGAGCGTTTCGAGCGCCCGCCTCCCACTGCGATCGCCGACGCCCTGATCACCGCCGACGTCGCACGCATGCGTCGACACGCTCGCGCAACGACCGCCGGCCAGGTCAAACAAATACAGCCAGGCCAACTTCGCTTCGCCGCTGAGACGAGGCCAACGCTTGACCACGCCCCAGCAATCGCCGGCGGCCGCGGGCGCCGCCGGCGAATCGGCCTCATGCCGCCGGCTTCGGTCCATCGCCGCTCCTCCGGGTCACAATGGGCTCGCGGCCGTCGAACAATCGCCGCTGACCGATCTCATCGTCGTCGCTGACCCACGTGTCCAATCCGTCGTCGACCTCGACGTTGGCGAACAACTGCCCCGCGCGGTGCCGCTTCAACTCCACGCGCGCCACCACGCGCGTCGGCACGCCGCCCGGCCCGCGTTGGTAAACGATCAACACCCCCGGGCACGGCAACAACAGGTCTTCGCTCGTCATCGCAAACCCTCCCGCCGACGACAGAGACAATCGTCGCCGGCGTCGCGCTGCAACGCCTGCACTTCCACGATCGCCTCGTTCACGGCCACCATCCCGATCGCCTTCCCGCGCACGACTCCCACCGCCGGCGGCGCCACGATCCTCCATTCGATCGCCGCCCGCCGGCGGCACCCACGACTCGCGATCAGCACGATCGGCCCGTCGCTCGAATCGAGCACCAAAGCCTCCACGTCCGAAGTCGACAAACAAAGCGCTCCCATCGCTTCATCCTCCTTGCTGACGTTGAAACAGTTGATCGAACTCCACCGGATGCGGCGCACGCTCCACCGCCTCCCGCAACCACTCCGTCGCGTCCACGTACAACTCGCTCGTCGCGATCGACGAGTGATCCAACATCGCCCGCACCGCATGGGCGCCGCCGACGCGCGCCACCTGCGTTCCGCAGGTCGCCTTCAACGCGTGCAGCTTGTACCACTCGCCGCGGCGAACGCCGGCGGCCGCTTGAATCCTTCGCCACTCGCGATAGAGCGTTCGCCAGGTCGCGTACGGCCAGGCAAACACGCGCGCGTCGGCCGAGCGAATCGCCACCAGGTGGCGCACGACGACTTCCTTGAGCGGCTTCAAACGCTCGACGCCGCACTTGTCTTCCTCCGCGCGCACGCGAAGCGTGCGGCGCGCGAGATCGAGGTCACTCCATTCGAGCGACAACATCGCTTGCCGACGAATGCCCACCTGGCTCGCGACGACGATCCACGCGCGCCACCATGCCGCCGGGGTCACGCCAGCGATCGCCGGCGCGACCGCCACGCCGCACGCGGCGTAGATTTTCCCGAGGAGCTCCTGCGGCGACGGCCGCGGCCGTCGCCGCGGCAACTTGAGCGGCTTCGCCCAAGGCACTTGCGCTATCAAGCTCAACGCGTCACGGTTACGCGGGCCTGCCGGCCCCGCTTTCGCAAGGATGGCGCCGATCGCCGCCAGGTGCTTATTCACCGTCGCCGGCGAGAGTGATTTTCCGCGCCACGCGCGCTTCGCGAGCTCCGCTCGAAACGTCGCCATCGTCAAGTTGGAAACAGCGTCGATCGGAGGATCCTCCGTCAGCGACCGCCACAACGTCAGCGCCTCGCGATACGCGGCCAACGTCTTCGGCGCAGCCTGGGGCAAAAAGTGCGGCTCGTACGTGGAGTAATAAAAGTCCCCCACGCGCAGCAGCACACGCTGCAGCGTCATGGTGCGTTCCTCGCGTTTTACAAACGGCGTTCACGCACGCGACATAAGAAGCGAACGTGAACTAGAGTTGCTTAAGGGACGCTCGTTGTACCGCGCGTTTCAGCCGTCGGCAACACTTTTCGCCAGCGCCGCGCAGCGAAACGGCCGTTGCCCGGAGGCAACGGCCGTCTTCGATGTGCGTGCGGAGAAGCCTTAAGCGGTCACATGCAGCGGACGCGAGGAGCGGAGAATCCGCAACTTTTCCGCTGAATCACCGTTGGAGTCCTCGCGGTGGCTCCCTTCTCCCCACGCATTCTATCAACCACAACTCGCACCGCGAGCCGCGAGAATTTTCTGCCAAAAAGAGGTCACCCGAATCAAACTCCGGTGCCCACAACTACCCCCAGCGGGAGTCGAACCCGCGTTGCCGGACTGAGAACCCGGAGTCCTAGGCCACTAGACGATGGGGGCCTTCAACTACTGCCAAGCCCCAAATTCTAAATCGCGGTCCGTGCCACGGCAACCGCAGGCGTGCGGAAATCATGGGCCGCAGTCTGCGCCAGGAATGGTGTGCTGGAAAATACGATTTGCGGAGCAAGACCTGCCCGGATCGCCCGAATTCCCCACAGGGCGAACTGTGCCGCGAGCGCCACGCAGGGCTGAGGGCGGTTCGATCTGCTCTGGCGTTTGCCCGGTCGACCCCTAGAATGAGGTCGATTTCCGCCT encodes:
- a CDS encoding site-specific integrase, which gives rise to MTLQRVLLRVGDFYYSTYEPHFLPQAAPKTLAAYREALTLWRSLTEDPPIDAVSNLTMATFRAELAKRAWRGKSLSPATVNKHLAAIGAILAKAGPAGPRNRDALSLIAQVPWAKPLKLPRRRPRPSPQELLGKIYAACGVAVAPAIAGVTPAAWWRAWIVVASQVGIRRQAMLSLEWSDLDLARRTLRVRAEEDKCGVERLKPLKEVVVRHLVAIRSADARVFAWPYATWRTLYREWRRIQAAAGVRRGEWYKLHALKATCGTQVARVGGAHAVRAMLDHSSIATSELYVDATEWLREAVERAPHPVEFDQLFQRQQGG